One Nocardioides oleivorans DNA segment encodes these proteins:
- a CDS encoding DUF2200 domain-containing protein produces the protein MHRIFTTSVASVYPHYVTKVEKKGRTRAELDEVIAWLTGYDDATLRAHLEQETTFQDFFADATLNPHVDQITGSVCGVKVQEVEDPLMRQIRYLDKLVDELAKGRPMVKVLRG, from the coding sequence GTGCACAGGATCTTCACCACCAGCGTCGCCTCGGTCTACCCGCACTACGTGACCAAGGTGGAGAAGAAGGGCCGCACCCGCGCGGAGCTCGACGAGGTCATCGCGTGGCTCACCGGCTACGACGACGCGACGCTCCGGGCGCACCTCGAGCAGGAGACGACCTTCCAGGACTTCTTCGCCGACGCGACCCTCAATCCCCACGTCGACCAGATCACCGGCTCGGTGTGCGGGGTGAAGGTGCAGGAGGTCGAGGACCCGCTCATGCGGCAGATCCGCTACCTCGACAAGCTGGTCGACGAGCTCGCCAAGGGCCGGCCGATGGTCAAGGTGCTGCGCGGCTGA
- a CDS encoding DUF1775 domain-containing protein — protein MNRTRATLRAAVSGALVSAILLLAGGPAAAHVTISASTTAAGATALVRLEVPHGCAGSATTELAVRMPAGVSELTASSTDRWVAEAAGESITFRTDDPLPDALRDEVAFSVRLPDEPGAELVFPIVQRCEEGESAWTEVAEDAASREQLDMPAPVIVVTGADGSEGSDGSAPTAAAGPGDGRLMAYGAVGVLAAGCLASGAVLVMRRRRA, from the coding sequence ATGAACCGCACCCGCGCGACGCTGCGTGCGGCCGTGTCGGGTGCCCTGGTGAGCGCGATCCTCCTGCTGGCAGGTGGGCCAGCGGCCGCGCACGTCACGATCTCCGCGTCCACCACCGCCGCCGGAGCGACCGCGCTGGTGCGCCTCGAGGTCCCGCACGGCTGCGCGGGGTCGGCGACGACGGAGCTCGCCGTGCGGATGCCGGCCGGGGTCAGCGAGCTGACCGCGTCGAGCACCGACCGCTGGGTCGCCGAGGCCGCGGGGGAGTCGATCACCTTCCGCACCGACGACCCGCTGCCCGACGCCCTGCGCGACGAGGTGGCCTTCTCGGTGCGGCTGCCCGACGAGCCGGGCGCCGAGCTGGTCTTCCCGATCGTCCAGCGGTGCGAGGAGGGCGAGTCCGCCTGGACCGAGGTCGCCGAGGACGCCGCCAGCCGCGAGCAGCTCGACATGCCGGCACCGGTGATCGTGGTGACGGGTGCCGACGGGTCCGAGGGTTCCGACGGGTCCGCCCCGACCGCCGCCGCCGGACCCGGCGACGGGCGCCTGATGGCCTACGGCGCCGTCGGTGTCCTCGCCGCCGGGTGCCTGGCCAGCGGCGCCGTCCTCGTGATGCGTCGACGCCGAGCATGA
- a CDS encoding helix-turn-helix domain-containing protein — protein MSEPGRDRLRELLDAVLDEEHATLADMAGGAFSSPHHFNRRVRSGTGEPPVALRRRVQLERAAWRLSEGASVTDAAFESGYESVEGFARAYARAFGHPPSTPAAGHWLPAPNGIHFHPPMSLWVTSTEQAMNPITEHLVRHDLDDTRHLIDLAKGVPGSAYDAPVVEGLAVLGFDGPDESLGQLLEHLVASKEIWLAAIAGEELPTGGGRGAIELLERHDAVAPRWLATVRDLDARGAWDDRLVDALCDPPESFVMGSVFAHVVTYAAARRQVARHVLRRHGVTVDEGDPITWLRGQRGEE, from the coding sequence ATGAGCGAGCCCGGACGCGACCGCCTCCGCGAGCTGCTCGACGCCGTCCTCGACGAGGAGCACGCCACCCTGGCCGACATGGCCGGGGGCGCGTTCTCCTCGCCCCACCACTTCAACCGCCGGGTCCGGAGCGGGACCGGCGAGCCGCCGGTCGCCCTGCGCCGGCGGGTCCAGCTGGAGCGGGCCGCGTGGCGTCTCTCCGAGGGCGCGAGCGTCACCGACGCGGCGTTCGAGTCCGGCTACGAGTCGGTCGAGGGCTTCGCGCGGGCCTACGCCCGGGCGTTCGGGCACCCGCCGAGCACCCCCGCGGCCGGGCACTGGCTGCCCGCGCCCAACGGCATCCACTTCCACCCACCCATGTCGTTGTGGGTCACCTCCACGGAGCAGGCCATGAACCCGATCACCGAGCACCTCGTCCGCCACGACCTGGACGACACCCGGCACCTGATCGACCTCGCGAAGGGCGTGCCGGGGTCGGCGTACGACGCCCCGGTGGTCGAGGGCCTCGCGGTGCTCGGCTTCGACGGGCCCGACGAGTCGCTCGGCCAGCTGCTCGAGCACCTGGTGGCGTCCAAGGAGATCTGGCTCGCCGCGATCGCGGGGGAGGAGCTCCCCACCGGGGGCGGGCGCGGCGCGATCGAGCTGCTCGAGCGTCACGACGCCGTCGCACCGCGCTGGCTCGCCACCGTGCGCGACCTCGACGCCCGCGGGGCGTGGGACGACCGGCTGGTCGACGCGTTGTGCGACCCGCCCGAGAGCTTCGTGATGGGCAGCGTCTTCGCCCACGTGGTGACGTACGCCGCCGCCCGCCGGCAGGTCGCACGGCACGTCCTCCGCCGCCACGGCGTCACGGTCGACGAGGGCGACCCGATCACCTGGCTGCGCGGGCAGCGTGGCGAGGAGTGA
- a CDS encoding copper resistance CopC/CopD family protein — translation MPLLLVALLLPLTSLLVLGSAAPASAHATLVSTDPAEGAVLDAAPDQVTFTFNESVIGVPAGIQVFDATGAVVASTATVREAELVVELEDDVGEGTLVVVWRLVSADGHPIGGSLSFSVGEPSAVVDVPETSADAGTDAPFLLSVVRWLGYLGLLAAAGLAAFSVLFLPREPADDGSRRRLRTAARIAAVVAAVAFWLAVPMVALYQLGLPASALGEGSTWSALSAWEYVVPAAVTAGLGLAVVGLPTSAPDRTRSGLVLAGCAVALAAPSLTGHTRATTPEALVIAVDVLHLVAGALWLGGLLAIGLVLRDLADRDDAGARVLARFSTWASAVLALLVVTGTFTAWRVAGSWSALLETGYGSFLLVKVLIVLVAIVVAAWNRFALLPGLASATARDERRGAASILVRTTLAEAGVLVAVLLVTGFLVDRSPEPDVAVTSPSGEGQSADQVVELDAISADVTLDPLAVGPTTITITLTDDDGRPTEGYESPRLSLSATDVDLGEVALTNLGPGIYAGDLVLPTNGTWEVQVSLRTSEFDNPVKTVRFEVP, via the coding sequence GTGCCCCTGCTGCTCGTGGCGCTCCTGCTCCCGCTCACCTCGCTCCTCGTGCTCGGGTCGGCAGCGCCCGCGTCCGCCCACGCGACACTGGTGAGCACCGACCCGGCCGAGGGCGCCGTCCTCGACGCCGCCCCCGACCAGGTCACCTTCACCTTCAACGAGTCGGTGATCGGGGTGCCCGCCGGCATCCAGGTCTTCGACGCCACGGGCGCCGTGGTCGCGTCGACCGCGACCGTGCGCGAGGCCGAGCTCGTCGTGGAGCTCGAGGACGACGTCGGCGAGGGCACCCTCGTCGTCGTCTGGCGACTCGTCTCCGCCGACGGCCACCCGATCGGCGGCTCGCTGTCGTTCTCGGTCGGCGAGCCGAGCGCCGTGGTCGACGTACCCGAGACGAGCGCCGACGCCGGGACGGACGCCCCCTTCCTGCTCAGCGTGGTCCGGTGGCTGGGCTACCTCGGCCTGCTCGCCGCGGCGGGCCTCGCGGCCTTCTCCGTCCTCTTCCTGCCGCGCGAGCCGGCCGACGACGGCAGCCGCCGTCGGCTGCGCACCGCAGCCCGCATCGCCGCCGTGGTGGCAGCGGTCGCGTTCTGGCTCGCCGTGCCGATGGTGGCGCTCTACCAGCTCGGCCTGCCGGCCTCGGCGCTCGGCGAGGGGTCGACCTGGTCGGCGCTCTCGGCCTGGGAGTACGTCGTGCCCGCCGCCGTCACGGCCGGCCTCGGTCTCGCCGTGGTGGGTCTGCCGACGTCGGCTCCCGACCGGACGCGTTCCGGGCTGGTGCTCGCCGGGTGCGCCGTGGCGCTCGCCGCGCCGTCGCTCACCGGGCACACGCGCGCGACGACGCCCGAGGCGCTGGTGATCGCCGTCGACGTGCTCCACCTCGTGGCCGGCGCGCTCTGGCTGGGTGGGCTGCTGGCGATCGGGCTCGTGCTGCGCGACCTCGCGGACCGCGACGACGCGGGCGCGCGCGTGCTCGCCCGCTTCTCGACCTGGGCGTCGGCGGTCCTGGCGCTGCTGGTCGTCACGGGGACGTTCACGGCGTGGCGGGTGGCCGGGTCGTGGAGCGCGCTGCTCGAGACGGGCTACGGCAGCTTCCTCCTCGTGAAGGTGCTCATCGTGCTCGTCGCCATCGTGGTCGCCGCGTGGAACCGGTTCGCGCTCCTGCCGGGCCTGGCGTCGGCGACGGCGCGTGACGAGCGCCGGGGGGCTGCGTCGATCCTGGTGCGTACGACGCTCGCGGAGGCCGGCGTGCTGGTCGCGGTGCTCCTGGTCACCGGCTTCCTCGTCGACCGCAGCCCCGAGCCCGACGTCGCGGTCACCTCGCCCTCCGGGGAGGGGCAGAGCGCGGACCAGGTGGTCGAGCTCGACGCCATCTCCGCCGACGTCACCCTCGATCCGCTCGCGGTGGGCCCCACGACGATCACGATCACGCTGACCGACGACGACGGACGGCCCACCGAGGGCTACGAGTCGCCACGCCTGAGCCTGTCCGCGACCGACGTGGACCTCGGGGAGGTGGCCCTGACCAACCTCGGGCCGGGGATCTACGCCGGTGACCTGGTGCTGCCGACCAACGGCACCTGGGAGGTCCAGGTCTCGCTGCGCACGAGCGAGTTCGACAACCCCGTGAAGACGGTCCGCTTCGAGGTGCCCTGA
- a CDS encoding tautomerase family protein, translated as MPNITVELLKGRSVDQRREFAKAVADSAVEILGARRQDVRMVFSEITPDIVANGGVLASEDDSRAGVVAALADD; from the coding sequence ATGCCCAACATCACCGTCGAGCTGCTCAAGGGGCGCTCGGTCGACCAGCGCCGCGAGTTCGCCAAGGCCGTCGCGGACAGCGCCGTGGAGATCCTCGGCGCCCGCCGCCAGGACGTCCGCATGGTGTTCAGCGAGATCACCCCGGACATCGTGGCCAACGGTGGCGTCCTGGCCAGCGAGGACGACAGCCGCGCCGGCGTCGTCGCTGCCCTCGCCGACGACTGA
- a CDS encoding FAD/NAD(P)-binding protein has protein sequence MAPMGTNEGDCRVVVVGAGAGGTLVATHLVTALSSRFRVELVDPAPTTGRGQAYSTTDERHLLNVPASGMSAFPRDPEHFLRWLRNHHDPKFQPHDFAPRAVFGRYIESLLTTATEFPGNARLVRRRAEVVDIAGSGSGFVVDLSDGERLEARAVVLATSSRPGTAWAPAELAADARLIADPWTQPIPEVGDVLMLGSGLTMVDLAISADRPDRTVHVVSRTDAVPQPHVLPTTPPVPPPPGITRTQGLDALRATLDAHVEETVDTTGDWRAAIDGLRPVTAQVWRGLSDADKRRFIGEDARRWDVHRHRMAPATARRFDAIGDAGRMRRHRGTIAGVRADASALQVTLDDGTTLRVAAVVNCTGPSGSIATDPLLSRLAQTGLVRPGPAGLGIDTTDDGRILGTLPDTVPFLAVGSLRKGNLWESTAMPEIREQAYDVARVVSRSMHGESRRRPVDPYGLTLSTGTDAADRYNAALGRLLRLQGGVEEGLAEAVAADEGFVQAHAALALLGHEWGTNTHWAASLRAAHRAAAERHLDDRESSFLDAVTTRLRSDEATGAAALLRHVRLFPRDALAVSVAVPTVAFGGLTSGSQTGELVESLGRSYGDDWWYAGQLAFVRQDQERWSEAEELSSYALSVEPASGHAVHARAHVFYETGDHTAGLAWLDEWIRTRGPEANHRSHFSWHAALHELMQDDVEAVRRRWRRELAPSVVSGSRVVVDSGALLWRGRVTGAWTEDLPVSEVREQAPAEWLSAPTTPFAAMHSAVLLAADGDGAGLTALAAQSAQSQDAVFRDIVAPLCRGLEQVVEERWNAASATLTDVVRTMAPLGGSKAQREVVEDTLVHALAMAGRNAEAAALLDERLSRRSSALDARRRAAVAGTLTRS, from the coding sequence ATGGCGCCGATGGGGACGAACGAGGGCGACTGTCGGGTCGTGGTGGTCGGTGCGGGCGCCGGCGGCACGCTGGTCGCGACGCACCTGGTGACCGCGCTCTCCTCCCGGTTCCGCGTCGAGCTGGTCGACCCGGCTCCCACCACCGGGCGCGGCCAGGCCTACTCCACCACCGACGAGCGCCACCTCCTCAACGTCCCGGCCTCCGGCATGAGCGCCTTCCCGCGCGACCCGGAGCACTTCCTGCGGTGGCTGCGCAACCACCACGACCCGAAGTTCCAGCCCCACGACTTCGCGCCGCGTGCCGTCTTCGGTCGCTACATCGAGAGCCTGCTGACCACCGCGACGGAGTTCCCCGGCAATGCCCGGCTCGTACGCCGTCGCGCCGAGGTGGTCGACATCGCCGGGTCCGGCAGCGGCTTCGTCGTCGACCTCTCCGACGGCGAGCGGCTCGAGGCCCGCGCCGTCGTGCTCGCCACCAGCAGCCGTCCCGGGACCGCGTGGGCGCCCGCCGAGCTCGCCGCGGACGCGCGGCTCATCGCCGACCCCTGGACCCAGCCGATCCCCGAGGTGGGCGACGTGCTGATGCTCGGCTCCGGCCTGACGATGGTCGACCTGGCGATCAGCGCCGACCGGCCCGACCGCACGGTCCACGTGGTCTCGCGCACCGACGCCGTGCCGCAGCCGCACGTGCTCCCCACCACTCCCCCGGTGCCGCCGCCGCCGGGCATCACCCGCACGCAGGGACTCGACGCCCTGCGCGCCACGCTCGACGCCCACGTCGAGGAGACCGTCGACACGACCGGCGACTGGCGCGCGGCCATCGACGGCCTGCGCCCGGTCACGGCGCAGGTCTGGCGCGGGCTCTCCGACGCCGACAAGCGCCGCTTCATCGGCGAGGACGCCCGCCGCTGGGACGTCCACCGCCACCGGATGGCCCCGGCCACCGCACGCCGCTTCGACGCGATCGGGGACGCCGGCCGGATGCGGCGCCACCGCGGCACCATCGCCGGCGTGCGCGCCGACGCCAGCGCCCTGCAGGTGACGCTCGACGACGGCACCACCCTGCGCGTCGCCGCCGTCGTCAACTGCACCGGGCCGTCCGGCTCGATCGCCACCGACCCGCTGCTCTCCCGCCTGGCGCAGACCGGGCTGGTCCGGCCCGGCCCGGCCGGGCTCGGCATCGACACCACCGACGACGGCCGGATCCTCGGCACGCTCCCCGACACCGTGCCGTTCCTGGCCGTCGGGTCGCTGCGCAAGGGCAACCTGTGGGAGTCCACGGCGATGCCCGAGATCCGCGAGCAGGCCTACGACGTCGCGCGGGTGGTGAGCCGCTCGATGCATGGCGAGTCCCGGCGCCGCCCGGTCGACCCCTACGGCCTCACGCTCTCCACCGGCACCGACGCCGCCGACCGCTACAACGCCGCCCTCGGCCGGCTCCTGCGCCTCCAGGGCGGGGTCGAGGAGGGCCTCGCCGAGGCCGTCGCCGCCGACGAGGGCTTCGTCCAGGCCCACGCCGCACTCGCGCTGCTGGGCCACGAGTGGGGCACCAACACGCACTGGGCGGCCTCGCTGCGAGCCGCGCACCGGGCCGCGGCCGAGCGCCACCTCGACGACCGCGAGAGCTCGTTCCTCGACGCGGTGACCACCCGCCTGCGCTCCGACGAGGCCACCGGTGCGGCCGCTCTGCTGCGCCACGTCCGGCTGTTCCCGCGCGACGCGCTCGCCGTCAGCGTCGCCGTGCCCACGGTCGCCTTCGGCGGCCTCACGAGCGGCTCGCAGACGGGCGAGCTCGTCGAGTCGCTGGGCCGCTCCTACGGCGACGACTGGTGGTACGCCGGCCAGCTGGCGTTCGTCCGCCAGGACCAGGAGCGCTGGTCCGAGGCCGAGGAGCTGTCGTCGTACGCCCTCTCCGTCGAGCCCGCCTCCGGCCACGCCGTGCACGCCCGCGCCCACGTCTTCTACGAGACCGGCGACCACACCGCCGGACTGGCCTGGTTGGACGAGTGGATCCGCACCCGCGGCCCCGAGGCCAACCACCGCTCGCACTTCTCGTGGCACGCCGCCCTGCACGAGCTCATGCAGGACGACGTGGAGGCCGTACGCCGTCGCTGGCGCCGCGAGCTCGCGCCGTCGGTCGTCAGCGGCAGCCGGGTCGTGGTCGACAGCGGCGCCCTCCTGTGGCGCGGGCGCGTCACCGGCGCCTGGACCGAGGACCTTCCCGTCAGCGAGGTCCGCGAGCAGGCGCCCGCCGAGTGGCTGAGCGCCCCGACCACGCCGTTCGCGGCGATGCACAGCGCCGTCCTGCTCGCCGCCGACGGCGACGGCGCCGGGCTCACCGCGCTCGCCGCGCAGTCGGCGCAGAGCCAGGACGCCGTCTTCCGCGACATCGTGGCACCGCTGTGCCGCGGGCTCGAGCAGGTCGTCGAGGAGCGCTGGAACGCCGCCTCCGCCACCCTCACCGACGTCGTCCGCACGATGGCTCCCCTCGGCGGCAGCAAGGCCCAGCGCGAGGTCGTCGAGGACACGCTCGTCCACGCCCTCGCCATGGCCGGGCGCAACGCCGAGGCCGCGGCACTCCTCGACGAGCGCCTCAGCCGCCGGTCCTCGGCGCTCGACGCCCGCCGTCGGGCCGCCGTCGCCGGGACCCTCACCCGGTCGTGA